In Cololabis saira isolate AMF1-May2022 chromosome 4, fColSai1.1, whole genome shotgun sequence, one DNA window encodes the following:
- the LOC133442155 gene encoding uncharacterized protein LOC133442155, translating to MEDVMEWEVTEQDVVEREVMELGVMDRARVDQVEFRSRGQSNKEYWFKWRRNRITASVAHYIARSRFANGRSRAPPASYLALITGEGPGVKTRAMTWGIDNEARAIRQYKLETAMLGRKVWVQKCGLFIDPQNPWLGASPDGIVMNRRRGQRLRVLEVYCPYKHRHSSVADACRVNRDFCLEIQKGSGRPVYRLKPKHRYFTQVQVQMAVTGLPQADFVVFTLKETVIVQVDFDAEWWEETLPKLDRFYREAVLQKGLRPKMQDP from the exons ATGGAGGACGTGATGGAGTGGGAGGTGACGGAGCAGGACGTGGTGGAGCGGGAGGTGATGGAGCTGGGCGTGATGGACCGGGCCAGGGTGGACCAGGTGGAGTTCCGGAGCCGGGGCCAGAGTAACAAAGAGTACTGGTTCAAATGGAGGAGGAACCGGATCACGGCCTCTGTGGCTCATTACATCGCTCGCTCCCGCTTTGCCAACGGGAGGAGCAGAGCCCCGCCTGCCTCGTACCTGGCTCTAATCACAG GTGAGGGGCCCGGAGTCAAGACCAGAGCCATGACCTGGGGCATCGATAATGAGGCCAGGGCCATCCGCCAGTACAAG CTGGAGACGGCGATGCTGGGCCGGAAGGTCTGGGTCCAGAAATGTGGACTCTTCATCGACCCCCAGAATCCCTGGTTGGGTGCCAGTCCCGACGGCATCGTGATGAACAGACGCAGAGGCCAGCGGCTGCGCGTCCTGGAGGTCTATTGTCCCTACAAGCATCGCCACAGTTCGGTGGCGGACGCCTGCAGGGTCAACCGCGACTTCTGCCTGGAGATCCAGAAAGGATCAGGACGG CCCGTCTACCGCCTGAAGCCGAAGCACCGCTACTTCACGCAGGTGCAGGTCCAGATGGCGGTGACGGGGCTGCCGCAGGCCGACTTCGTCGTCTTCACACTGAAGGAGACCGTCATCGTCCAGGTGGACTTTGACGCCGAGTGGTGGGAGGAGACGCTGCCCAAGCTGGACCGGTTCTACCGGGAAGCCGTCTTGCAGAAGGGGCTGCGGCCCAAGATGCAGGATCCGTAG
- the LOC133442132 gene encoding zinc finger protein OZF-like gives MDQNQDQEMDQDQNQEMDQNQDQESSIRTRTRTRTRAGSSSGLQKHKGKERPTSFRCDHCKKVLTTSSRLRKHKMIHTGDKPFSCDQCGAAFTRQIDLKIHQRIHTGEKPFTCDQCGAAFTQRGHLKIHQRIHTGEKPFRCDQCGAAFTTSSHLKIHQRIHTGDKLFTCDQCGAAFTRQDSLRSHQRIHTGDKPFRCDQCGASFTQQSHLRYHQRIHTGDKPFTCNQCGAAFTTSSSLRTHQRIHTGDKPFRCEQCGAAFIESGKLKIHQRIHTGDKPFRCDQCGASFTQQGNLRTHQRVHTGDKPFKCDQCGAAFTQQSHLRIHQRIHTGDKPFRCEQCGAAFTESGKLKIHQRIHTGDKPFTCDQCGASFTQRSHLRTHQRIHTGDKPFRCDRCGAAFTTSSVLITHQRIHTGDKPFRCEQCEAAFTTSGGLITHQRIHTGDKPFRCDQCGAAFTTSSVLITHQRIHTGDKPFRCEQCEAAFTTSSQLKKHQRTHTSDKL, from the coding sequence aaacataaaggcAAAGAGAGACCCACAAGTTTTCGTTGTGATCACTGCAAGAAagtcctcaccacttcatcacGTCTGAGAAAACATAAgatgattcacactggagataaaccgttcagttgtgatcagtgtggagcagcttttacccgacaaattgatctaaagattcaccaacgtattcacactggagaaaaaccgttcacttgtgatcagtgtggagcagcttttacccaacgaggtcatctaaagattcaccaacgtattcacactggagaaaaaccgttcagatgtgatcagtgtggagcagcttttaccacatcaagtcacctgaagattcaccaacgtattcacactggagataaactattcacttgtgatcagtgtggagcagcttttaccagacaAGATAGTCtaaggagtcaccaacgtattcacactggagataaaccattcagatgtgatcagtgtggagcgtcTTTTACCCAACAAAGTCATCTAAGgtatcaccaacgtattcacactggagataaaccattcacttgtaatcagtgtggagcagcttttaccacatcaagtagtctaaggactcaccaacgtattcacactggagataaaccgttcaggtgtgaacagtgtggagcagcttttattgagtcaggaaagctaaagattcaccaacgtattcacactggagataaaccgttcagatgtgatcagtgtggagcatcttttacccaacaaggcaatctaaggactcaccaacgtgttcacactggagataaaccgttcaaatgtgatcagtgtggagcagcttttacccaacaaagtCATCTaaggattcaccaacgtattcacactggagataaaccgttcagatgtgaacagtgtggagcagcttttactgagtcaggaaagctaaagattcaccaacgtattcacacagGAGACAAACcattcacttgtgatcagtgtggagcatctTTTACCCAACGAAGtcatctaaggactcaccaacgtattcacactggagataaaccattcagatgtgatcggtgtggagcagcttttaccacatcaagtgtTCTAAttactcaccaacgtattcacactggagataaaccgttcagatgtgaacagTGTGAGGCTGCTTTTACTACATCAGGTGGTCTAAttactcaccaacgtattcacactggagataaaccgttcagatgtgatcagtgtggagcagcttttaccacatcaagtgtTCTAAttactcaccaacgtattcacactggagataaaccgttcagatgtgaacagtgtgaggcagcttttaccacatcaagtcagCTAAAGAAGCACCAACGTACTCACACGAGTGATAAACTCTAA